From one Desulfocurvus vexinensis DSM 17965 genomic stretch:
- a CDS encoding 4Fe-4S ferredoxin, whose protein sequence is MTAHPQATPQAEAPEIPRQNMEADIVCVGFGPAVAGFLTTLTRGLVGEDGAPVAESRVMPGMAPQVMCYERADDVGFGVSGVVTRGRAIRASFPDLDLTQIPMAHAVTSEKVVYLFDPLGASRRSDGLRAAEAAARRLPWHDKTLAAMELPWIPPFLRKEPGMVLSMGQFTQWAGWQVMGTGLAQVWPGTPVAAPLLENGRVRGVRLADQGVNRKGEPEAGFMPGMDVTAALTVVGDGPVGPVGRAIDAALGLPAGRHQRDWALGMKAVVQLPEGCPLAPGTVIHTLGFPEPEIFGFLYVYPEGVASMGIFVPSWFDSPVRTAYRYLQHWMRHPYLWRWLDGGTMRSWGAKSLAEWGRHGEPALVGDGYARIGECSGSTNVLTGSGVDEAWATGVLLGEGVLELLRQGRDFTRENLEEAYVARRRRSWVEQEAQVAEKSRDGFQWGVIQGLVGMALTGLTGGSVNISPAIKRPHERIPPLERYCRGRIPAAEVAELRAACRAQGRSLHDAVMDRMGWPQIEYDGKLLVSHQDALLLGGKVQAAPGYADHVRFKDHAVCAACAEQVCISACSGQAITANPEPGAPLFDREKCVHCGACLWNCSKADPADPEASNVAFGAGAGGLHSNEN, encoded by the coding sequence ATGACAGCACACCCCCAGGCGACCCCCCAGGCCGAGGCCCCCGAAATCCCCCGCCAGAACATGGAAGCCGACATCGTCTGCGTGGGCTTCGGCCCGGCGGTGGCCGGGTTCCTGACCACGCTCACCCGCGGGCTGGTGGGCGAGGACGGCGCGCCCGTGGCCGAGTCGCGCGTCATGCCCGGCATGGCGCCGCAGGTCATGTGCTACGAGCGCGCCGACGACGTGGGCTTTGGCGTGTCGGGCGTGGTCACCCGGGGCCGGGCCATCCGCGCCAGCTTTCCGGACCTGGACCTGACCCAGATTCCCATGGCCCACGCCGTGACCTCCGAGAAGGTCGTCTATCTGTTCGACCCCCTGGGGGCCAGCCGCCGCAGCGACGGCCTGCGCGCCGCCGAGGCCGCCGCGCGCCGCCTGCCCTGGCACGACAAGACCCTGGCGGCCATGGAGCTGCCCTGGATTCCGCCCTTTTTGCGCAAGGAGCCGGGCATGGTCCTGTCCATGGGCCAGTTCACCCAGTGGGCGGGCTGGCAGGTCATGGGCACGGGGCTGGCCCAGGTCTGGCCGGGAACGCCCGTGGCCGCGCCGCTCCTGGAGAATGGGCGCGTGCGCGGCGTGCGTCTGGCCGACCAGGGCGTGAACCGCAAGGGCGAGCCCGAGGCCGGGTTCATGCCCGGCATGGACGTGACCGCCGCGCTGACCGTGGTCGGCGATGGGCCCGTGGGCCCCGTGGGCCGCGCCATCGACGCCGCCCTGGGCCTGCCCGCCGGGCGCCACCAGCGCGACTGGGCCCTGGGCATGAAGGCCGTGGTCCAGCTGCCCGAGGGCTGCCCGCTGGCCCCCGGCACGGTCATCCACACCCTGGGCTTCCCCGAGCCGGAAATCTTCGGTTTTCTCTACGTCTACCCCGAGGGTGTGGCCTCTATGGGCATCTTCGTGCCCTCGTGGTTCGACAGCCCCGTGCGCACGGCCTACCGCTATCTCCAGCACTGGATGCGCCACCCCTACCTCTGGCGCTGGCTGGACGGCGGCACCATGCGCTCCTGGGGCGCCAAGAGCCTGGCCGAGTGGGGCCGCCACGGCGAACCCGCCCTGGTCGGCGACGGCTACGCGCGCATCGGCGAGTGCTCCGGGTCCACCAACGTGCTCACGGGCTCGGGGGTGGACGAGGCCTGGGCCACGGGCGTGCTGCTGGGCGAGGGCGTGCTCGAACTCCTGCGCCAGGGCCGCGACTTCACCCGCGAGAATCTGGAAGAGGCCTACGTGGCCCGGCGGCGGCGCTCCTGGGTGGAGCAGGAGGCCCAGGTGGCCGAGAAATCGCGCGACGGCTTCCAGTGGGGCGTGATCCAGGGCCTTGTGGGCATGGCGCTCACCGGGCTTACGGGCGGCTCCGTGAATATTTCCCCGGCCATCAAGCGCCCCCACGAGCGCATCCCGCCCCTGGAGCGCTATTGCCGGGGCCGCATTCCGGCGGCGGAGGTGGCCGAGCTGCGCGCCGCCTGCCGCGCCCAGGGCCGCAGCCTGCACGACGCGGTCATGGACCGCATGGGCTGGCCGCAGATCGAATACGACGGCAAGCTGCTGGTGTCGCACCAGGACGCGCTGCTGCTGGGCGGCAAGGTCCAGGCCGCGCCGGGCTACGCCGACCATGTGCGCTTCAAGGACCACGCGGTCTGCGCCGCCTGCGCCGAGCAGGTCTGCATCAGCGCCTGCTCCGGGCAGGCCATCACCGCCAACCCCGAGCCCGGGGCCCCGCTGTTCGACCGCGAGAAGTGCGTCCACTGCGGCGCCTGCCTGTGGAACTGCTCCAAGGCCGACCCCGCCGACCCCGAGGCCAGCAACGTGGCCTTCGGCGCCGGGGCGGGCGGGCTGCATTCCAACGAGAACTGA
- a CDS encoding acyl-CoA dehydrogenase family protein — protein METLRTLPGDDVRQILWRYADRFDLQMAVQSARSIARSVVARLVADGVRNTHEWTERKAELLKAFDESGLTSIYMDPAQGGFIEGPKNLALALVAMELAWVDGGAATSALASCLGLAPIHEKGTDEQRAHYLPLCTPPQPGEDRVCRRAAFALTEPLPYVGVDTGILGGKMRVQSWDDGAEPLLKVEKRGRFITNMDFADIVTAAVESDDPRIKGSCMIILEKDDPGTFDRGAPTLKMVHQLSSTRDPVMSLTVPASRIIGGYDVVDGVIVPRFSHGEIIASVFHRTRIPVGLMTSAKLLSAIEPIIRYHRQRFRGGSVGEPGSRRHELGLQMNEDALQRLVDVWATGEAGCSLGLAAARLADRFDPIEREKDRQFAAQGIKGRKQLAALKDSQERALEYVRLKYAPAGQADPARLAELEADTLAQFVYMDALAGVLNPATKLWNTGVGATMMREAVSLVGGYGITEDCPGFLCHKWMDAQLEATYEGPEAVQRRHLTLTMTNPVFLELVRQWSAELRRSQAGGAAALAGALDLWLWTLDFLQNGADRDGKKLYHGKRQGVTFPLADALGWLLAARSLMQDVAVLAAEAPASPVLAEAAPGLTAFYADMACVQAARAAGEAARVCAELVYGYGCGQAQDGPGGPCIVFTGSEEFARLRQGVDQGLHGTRLAKDRAAEALTAVMIPEALDYPL, from the coding sequence ATGGAAACACTTCGCACCCTGCCGGGCGACGATGTCCGGCAAATCCTGTGGCGTTACGCCGACCGCTTCGATCTCCAGATGGCCGTGCAGTCGGCCCGCTCCATCGCCCGCAGCGTCGTGGCCCGGCTGGTGGCCGACGGCGTCCGCAATACCCATGAGTGGACCGAGCGCAAGGCCGAGCTGCTCAAGGCCTTCGACGAGTCCGGGCTGACCTCCATCTATATGGACCCCGCCCAGGGCGGCTTCATCGAGGGCCCCAAGAACCTGGCCCTGGCCCTGGTGGCCATGGAGCTGGCCTGGGTGGACGGCGGCGCCGCCACCAGCGCCCTTGCCAGCTGCCTGGGCCTGGCGCCCATCCACGAGAAGGGCACCGACGAGCAGCGCGCCCACTACCTGCCCCTGTGCACCCCCCCGCAGCCCGGGGAGGACCGCGTGTGCCGCCGCGCCGCCTTCGCCCTCACCGAGCCGCTGCCCTACGTGGGCGTGGACACGGGCATCCTGGGCGGCAAGATGCGCGTGCAGAGCTGGGACGACGGCGCCGAGCCCCTGCTCAAGGTCGAGAAGCGCGGCCGCTTCATCACCAACATGGACTTTGCCGATATCGTCACCGCCGCCGTGGAGTCCGACGACCCGCGCATCAAGGGCTCGTGCATGATCATCCTGGAAAAGGATGACCCCGGCACCTTCGACCGCGGCGCCCCGACCCTGAAGATGGTCCACCAGCTGTCCAGCACCCGCGATCCCGTCATGAGCCTGACCGTGCCCGCCTCGCGCATCATCGGCGGCTACGATGTGGTGGACGGGGTCATCGTGCCGCGCTTCAGCCACGGCGAGATCATCGCCTCGGTCTTCCACCGCACGCGCATCCCCGTGGGCCTCATGACCTCGGCCAAGCTGCTCTCGGCCATCGAGCCGATCATCCGCTACCACCGCCAGCGCTTCCGGGGCGGGTCCGTGGGCGAGCCGGGCAGCCGCCGCCACGAACTGGGTCTGCAGATGAACGAGGACGCCCTGCAGCGGCTGGTGGACGTGTGGGCCACGGGCGAGGCCGGGTGCTCCCTGGGCCTTGCCGCCGCGCGTCTGGCCGACCGCTTCGACCCCATCGAGCGCGAGAAGGACCGCCAGTTCGCCGCCCAGGGCATCAAGGGCCGCAAGCAGCTGGCCGCGCTCAAGGACAGCCAGGAGCGCGCCCTGGAGTATGTGCGCCTGAAGTACGCCCCCGCCGGGCAGGCCGACCCCGCGCGGCTGGCCGAGCTGGAAGCCGACACCCTGGCCCAGTTCGTGTACATGGACGCCCTGGCCGGGGTGCTCAACCCCGCCACCAAGCTCTGGAACACCGGCGTGGGTGCGACCATGATGCGCGAGGCCGTGTCCCTGGTGGGCGGCTACGGCATCACCGAGGACTGCCCGGGCTTCCTCTGCCACAAGTGGATGGACGCCCAGCTGGAAGCCACCTACGAAGGCCCCGAGGCCGTGCAGCGCCGCCACCTGACCCTGACCATGACCAACCCCGTGTTCCTGGAGCTGGTGCGCCAGTGGAGCGCCGAGCTGCGCCGCAGCCAGGCCGGGGGCGCCGCCGCCCTGGCCGGAGCCCTGGACCTGTGGCTGTGGACCCTGGACTTCCTGCAAAACGGCGCCGACCGCGACGGCAAGAAGCTCTACCACGGCAAGCGCCAGGGCGTGACCTTCCCCCTGGCCGATGCCCTGGGCTGGCTGCTGGCGGCGCGGTCCCTGATGCAGGACGTGGCCGTGCTGGCCGCCGAGGCCCCCGCCAGTCCCGTGCTGGCCGAGGCCGCCCCGGGGCTCACGGCCTTCTACGCCGACATGGCCTGCGTCCAGGCCGCCCGCGCGGCGGGCGAGGCCGCGCGCGTCTGCGCCGAGCTGGTCTACGGCTACGGCTGCGGGCAGGCCCAGGACGGGCCCGGCGGGCCGTGCATCGTCTTCACGGGCAGCGAGGAGTTCGCCCGCCTGCGCCAGGGCGTGGACCAGGGCCTGCACGGCACGCGCCTGGCCAAGGACCGCGCCGCCGAGGCGCTGACCGCGGTGATGATCCCCGAGGCCCTGGACTACCCCCTGTAA
- a CDS encoding electron transfer flavoprotein subunit alpha, whose protein sequence is METILYLAHPEDNGALGRTALEALAAAKALAAGLGAPFSVGLLGGSVQAAADSIAACGAAAFFAAQGEALAASRYSTDAAACEALCRAAGATLVVAPATARLARCLPGVAQRLGGRVDSNCTGLTVENGAPLVSRWYYRQRMVAAQIREHRPWIITVAPCCFLAEDGQGGSASLQAVDLPAVTPRTEVLGIDAPAADEQTIRPEAEMLLVAGAGWTKKQADGQSHPDKAAEHILGFLDRTKASLGSSKSLVDLSGEGQSVLPFLTHLHQVGQTGATPRHKKGLATCCHGEEPHVVGWRFITERRAVNLDAGCGWAQGKADVLYVADAFAVMAKVNELLGK, encoded by the coding sequence ATGGAAACGATTCTCTACCTCGCGCACCCCGAGGACAACGGCGCCCTGGGCCGCACGGCCCTGGAAGCCCTGGCCGCCGCCAAGGCCCTGGCCGCAGGCCTGGGCGCCCCGTTCAGCGTGGGCCTGCTGGGCGGGTCCGTGCAGGCTGCGGCGGACTCCATCGCCGCCTGCGGCGCCGCCGCGTTCTTCGCCGCCCAGGGCGAGGCCCTGGCCGCCTCGCGCTACAGCACCGACGCCGCCGCCTGCGAGGCCCTGTGCCGCGCCGCCGGGGCCACCCTCGTCGTCGCCCCGGCCACGGCGCGCCTGGCGCGCTGCCTGCCCGGCGTGGCCCAGCGCCTGGGGGGCCGCGTGGACTCCAATTGCACGGGCCTGACCGTGGAAAACGGCGCGCCCCTGGTCAGCCGCTGGTACTACCGCCAGCGCATGGTCGCCGCCCAGATCCGCGAGCATCGGCCCTGGATCATCACCGTGGCCCCGTGCTGTTTCCTCGCCGAAGACGGGCAGGGCGGCAGCGCCAGCCTCCAGGCCGTGGACCTGCCCGCCGTGACCCCGCGCACCGAGGTGCTGGGCATCGACGCCCCCGCCGCCGACGAGCAGACCATCCGCCCCGAGGCCGAAATGCTGCTGGTGGCCGGAGCGGGCTGGACCAAGAAGCAGGCCGACGGCCAGTCGCACCCCGACAAGGCCGCCGAGCATATCCTGGGCTTCCTGGACCGCACCAAGGCCTCCCTGGGCAGTTCCAAGTCCCTGGTGGACCTCTCGGGCGAGGGCCAGTCCGTGCTGCCCTTCCTGACGCACCTGCACCAGGTCGGCCAGACCGGCGCCACCCCGCGCCACAAGAAGGGCCTGGCCACCTGCTGCCACGGCGAGGAACCCCACGTCGTGGGCTGGCGCTTCATCACCGAACGCCGCGCCGTGAACCTCGACGCCGGCTGCGGCTGGGCCCAGGGCAAAGCCGACGTCCTCTACGTCGCCGACGCCTTCGCCGTCATGGCCAAGGTCAACGAGTTGCTGGGCAAGTAG
- a CDS encoding electron transfer flavoprotein subunit beta — MSYHIVVCGSIVPDPLQTLEPVAGPGGPALKNEMMLPAVLDPWAAHALFEAANLAKNVPGSKVWLVSVGPKAKLQQVMMHVAQKVPFELVVMDGPAGGFVEAADTAAALAKAVEGITGLDKGKLLLFGGWSSASRGTGATLQILGELLGVTEQFQGVDELRPADDGSFEVKERIEGGGYLRSRCAGAPAVLGWATGNLPEPPNNPQVGMQNMRLIMPALQKAQPAAVGAAGVAYKAVELPGTRRQTRIVKDTPVDDIAREIVEWIKG; from the coding sequence ATGAGCTACCATATCGTGGTCTGCGGGAGCATCGTCCCCGACCCGCTCCAGACCCTGGAGCCCGTGGCCGGGCCCGGCGGCCCGGCCCTGAAGAACGAAATGATGCTGCCCGCCGTGCTCGACCCCTGGGCGGCCCACGCCCTGTTCGAGGCCGCCAACCTGGCCAAGAACGTGCCCGGCTCCAAGGTCTGGCTGGTCAGCGTCGGCCCCAAGGCCAAGCTCCAGCAGGTGATGATGCACGTCGCCCAGAAGGTGCCCTTCGAGCTGGTGGTCATGGACGGCCCGGCGGGCGGCTTCGTGGAGGCCGCCGACACCGCCGCCGCCCTGGCCAAGGCCGTGGAGGGCATCACCGGGCTGGACAAGGGCAAGCTGCTGCTTTTCGGCGGCTGGAGCAGCGCCTCGCGCGGCACCGGCGCCACCTTGCAGATCCTGGGCGAACTGCTGGGTGTCACCGAGCAGTTCCAGGGCGTGGACGAGCTGCGCCCGGCGGACGACGGCTCCTTCGAGGTCAAGGAGCGCATCGAGGGCGGCGGCTACCTGCGCTCGCGCTGCGCGGGCGCGCCCGCCGTGCTGGGCTGGGCCACGGGCAACCTGCCCGAGCCGCCCAACAACCCCCAGGTGGGCATGCAGAACATGCGCCTGATCATGCCCGCGCTGCAAAAGGCCCAGCCCGCCGCCGTGGGCGCCGCCGGAGTGGCCTACAAGGCCGTGGAGCTGCCCGGCACCCGCCGCCAGACGCGCATCGTCAAGGACACCCCCGTGGACGACATCGCCCGCGAAATCGTGGAATGGATCAAGGGCTGA
- a CDS encoding patatin-like phospholipase family protein, with protein sequence MADDTCAGRPVRTFSGDALGLALSGGGFRASFFHIGVLARLAEQDRLRDVQALSTVSGGSIVGALYYLFLKRLLEEKPDQDITRDDYLELVAAVEKRFLDGVRTNVRMRTFLDPRQNLRMFQRDYSRSDRIGELYDSVFYQGVLPGAPEGMLRMRDLRIHPAGRAGAEPFHPMRHNAQRRAKVPVLLINATVLNDGHSWLFEASTMGERPLADPARCEVDKNFRLCRPDSYDNTATQRDLELGLAVAASACVPGVFPPLALSGLYAEGVRVELVDGGVYDNQGVQALLDRRCTRLIVSDASGQMDDLADPAPSIFAVMPRANSILMDRTRDEQLLALLGDHTPPATLLHLRHGLPVRRIPWLDAQGNPACQDGPAPDAPAPDHAVPGVPAAVQDLLSRLRTDLDSFNDVEAYALMLDGYRMAGALLPGGGEEARDAAAPGGETRGVSTPEPGAVAGAQAQDVTTPEPGTGPLAPDMSAPGAVSQAPGATAPGTAPGPWAFAAIAPEFDRPGGPAQGFLDILRVGQRTALKPLALNRRLRYGAYALAAVLGLALLAMLRGGVSVGVSLGFWQAVGLLLGALAFFLPDLARVVRIAKWATTPALLFRRALVHTVVALAGAAVAWITLKYLDPIFLKAGRYPQEFK encoded by the coding sequence ATGGCGGACGACACCTGCGCGGGACGTCCCGTGCGCACCTTTTCCGGCGATGCCCTGGGGCTGGCCCTTTCCGGGGGCGGGTTCCGGGCCAGCTTCTTCCACATCGGCGTGCTGGCGCGCCTTGCAGAGCAGGACCGCCTGCGCGACGTGCAGGCCCTCTCCACCGTGTCTGGCGGGTCCATCGTCGGCGCGCTGTATTATCTCTTCCTGAAGCGCCTGCTGGAGGAAAAACCCGACCAGGACATCACCCGCGACGACTACCTGGAGCTGGTGGCCGCCGTGGAGAAACGCTTCCTGGACGGCGTGCGCACCAACGTGCGCATGCGCACCTTCCTGGACCCGCGCCAGAACCTGCGCATGTTCCAGCGCGACTATTCGCGCAGCGACCGCATCGGCGAGCTGTACGACAGCGTGTTCTACCAGGGCGTGCTGCCCGGCGCGCCCGAGGGCATGCTGCGCATGCGCGACCTGCGCATCCACCCCGCGGGCCGCGCCGGGGCCGAGCCCTTCCACCCCATGCGCCACAACGCGCAGCGCCGGGCCAAGGTGCCCGTGCTGCTCATCAACGCCACGGTGCTCAACGACGGGCACAGCTGGCTTTTCGAGGCCTCGACCATGGGCGAACGGCCCCTGGCCGACCCCGCGCGCTGCGAGGTGGACAAGAATTTCCGCCTCTGCCGCCCCGATTCCTACGACAACACCGCCACCCAGCGCGACCTGGAGCTGGGGCTGGCCGTGGCCGCCTCGGCCTGCGTGCCGGGGGTCTTCCCGCCCCTGGCCCTGTCCGGGCTGTACGCCGAGGGCGTGCGCGTGGAGTTGGTGGACGGCGGCGTCTACGACAACCAGGGCGTGCAGGCCCTGCTCGACCGCCGCTGCACCCGGCTCATCGTCAGCGATGCCTCGGGCCAGATGGACGACCTGGCCGACCCCGCGCCGAGCATCTTCGCCGTCATGCCCCGGGCCAACAGCATCCTCATGGACCGCACGCGCGACGAGCAGCTTCTGGCGCTTCTGGGCGACCACACGCCTCCGGCCACCCTGCTCCACCTGCGCCACGGCCTGCCCGTGCGGCGCATCCCCTGGCTCGACGCCCAGGGCAACCCCGCCTGCCAGGACGGCCCCGCCCCGGACGCTCCGGCCCCCGACCACGCCGTGCCCGGCGTCCCCGCCGCCGTACAGGACCTGCTCTCGCGCCTGCGCACGGACCTGGACTCCTTCAACGACGTGGAAGCCTACGCCCTGATGCTCGACGGGTACCGCATGGCGGGCGCCCTGCTGCCCGGCGGCGGGGAAGAGGCGCGGGACGCGGCTGCACCCGGCGGTGAAACCCGGGGCGTGAGCACGCCCGAGCCCGGTGCTGTCGCCGGAGCCCAGGCCCAGGACGTAACCACGCCTGAGCCCGGCACTGGACCGCTGGCCCCGGACATGTCCGCCCCCGGCGCTGTCTCCCAGGCCCCGGGCGCGACCGCACCCGGCACAGCCCCCGGCCCCTGGGCCTTCGCGGCCATCGCCCCGGAATTCGACCGCCCCGGCGGCCCGGCCCAGGGGTTCCTGGATATCCTGCGCGTGGGCCAGCGCACGGCCCTCAAGCCCCTGGCCCTGAATCGCCGCCTGCGCTACGGGGCCTACGCCCTGGCCGCCGTGCTCGGCTTGGCCCTGCTGGCCATGCTGCGCGGCGGCGTCAGCGTAGGCGTGAGCCTCGGCTTCTGGCAGGCCGTGGGCCTGCTGCTGGGCGCGCTGGCCTTCTTCCTGCCCGACCTCGCCCGCGTGGTGCGCATCGCCAAATGGGCCACCACCCCGGCCCTGCTCTTCCGCCGCGCCCTGGTCCATACCGTGGTCGCCCTGGCCGGTGCCGCCGTGGCCTGGATCACGCTCAAATACCTGGACCCGATCTTCCTCAAGGCCGGGCGCTATCCGCAGGAGTTCAAGTAG